The window GtccaagctaaattcctccaggatatccgacttaatcccttatctgGTTTCGTGCAACAGGCCCCTGGAGTTCCTTCTAATTGACAAATAACATCAGTGGATTCTTCATATGCTTGAGCTCACTTCTAATTAATGTCGAAGGAACATAacaacagacacaaaacagctgTAGAGTAATTAAGCTGTTCTAAGTATTTGATGTATGTTCTAGACATCAAGTATTTGTTAATGATGAATATAAAGAATCAAGAATGCTTTTATAAAGGTTATATAAATACATTGGGATATAATGTTCCTTAAGCTATTATGAAGAAGTTGAGTTTTAAAGTGTAGGTGGAAACTAAACCAAGTTTAGaaggaagggaagaaaaaaaggttttacttcctgttcattaaataaattaaacattgcAGTTGTATTGTTTCACATCACCAAGAACCTCCCAAAGGTCACCACAAACCTCCCAAAGGTCACCACAGACCAACTGTGGCTGGTGAAAAAGTTGTCAGGTTGCATTCTGGGAGATGTAGTATGCAGTGTTAGTACTAATTACAAGTGAAGACACCAGCTTCAAATatactcatttaaaaacaattcagtcaattaaaagaaaacagttttaTGTTTTGGGAATAAATCACAagcaggttttttctttttcaacaaacaaacaactctATTTTACAGCTCTATTTACAATCGCACTGCAGCTTTAAGAGAGAGATTCAGCAGTCAatgacataaaaaaatatatatacagtgtttCACATTTCACGGGTTTGAGAACCATAGCACCTtaaaacatgcacacgcacgcacacacacacacacgcacgcacacacacacacgcacacacacacacacacgcgcacacacacacgcacgcacacacacacacacacacacactctctctcactcacactcacactctccctctcacacaaagAAGCTAGGCCCCTTGAGGACCCGGTAGGACCCTTTAGGACCCAGCGTATAAATGGACCGCAGGTCCTCCTCGTTCAGCGGGTCGAGCGGCGCGTCCAGAAAAGTCTCTTTTGTCAGCGTCCTGTTTCTGTCTCTGAGgacattctttaaaatgacCTGTgacggagaaaagaaaacagtgtgaAAAAAGGGTGGCCGGGTCGGCGGGGCAGTGGGTCGGCGGTTCTGGGGAAAGCGGGTCAGACTCACGTAGCTGATGAGGAAAATCACCAGGGCGAGGATCAGCCCCAACGTCGCCAAGACAACCAGGCACGTGTCCGTCAGGCGGTTCTCTGCCGGATTGTGGGCGGGGCAACCTGAACATGGGACACAGGAAGTCAGTCCCTCAACCGTGACCCCCTCAGTGACCCATGAGAGACAATGAAAGGCCCTCACCTGTCGTCGTGAGGAGCACCCGGCCCTCGCGGTTCTGCTCGCCAACCGGCGCCGCCAGGTCGCACGTGTAGTAGCCGGCGTCGTCGCACGTGGCGTTGGGCAGCCGGAGGTCGCGGGACTCGCCATGGAGCTCCGCCTCCCGCTGCGTGCTGCGGTATCGCACCACGGTGCCGTTGGGGAGGTAGCGGGTCAGGACGCCGAGGAGGCGGGAAGCCGGCGGCGGTCCctcctgtgacatcatcagtgacGTGTTAGCTTTGTCATCTGTGACGCAGCAACTAATGCTTTACTCACAAGAGTGTCGTTAACATAAAAAACAGAgaataaatgtggaaatataaaaataaaaaataataaaatatagttttatcaaataaaacattttatttacatttacctGATGACTTAAATGTATCCAAATACAATCAATCGATACCTTATCGTGGGATATTAAAGATATTAAAGAAAAAGCTATTTGATCCCAGGAGGTTGTTTTTGTAACAAAGTATCTTTACACCATGGTACTTTTACTCCAAAAAGAGACCACAGTACTTCTACAACAACATTAAGTTAAAGATACAAATACTGCTGATATAGTTCTATGACAAAGGCAGTATTCAGAAAAGAGTTCATcataaacatgaatatattgtttattttaaatgcctCTTAAGAGTCACATTGATGTGAATGTTTTAATGTTCTTAacaggtgttttatttttaagtcaGTGGCTTTCAGTTTCTCAATGGAATGCATCTAATCTATTTACACCCCTTTTAGGAGGGAAacgaaacaggaagtgacacgtgtcaacatttgaatttgaacaaaGCCAATGTCACGTGTCTCCTACTTCCTGGAACATTTGCACACTTGAACGTGTATTCAATGACGTGCACGTGAAGCGCTCTTTCCATGAGGTTGAGGGCAGGTTTTACCTTGTACCACCTCACTGATAAGTACTCCACGCCCGGCTTGTCCTCAGCGGTGCACCGGAGAACACAGTCCTCCCCCAGGAGAACCTGGACCTCCAGCACCGCCTCACAGAGAGCCACGCCTGAAGGAATACAGGAGAGAATAGGTTATTATAGAgcttaaaatgaagaaataaccAGAATACAGGAGAGAATAGGTTATTATAGAGCTTATAATGAAGAAATGACCAGAATACAGGAGAGAATAGGTTATTATAGAGCTTATAATGAAGAAAGAAGGTTAGAGGTAAGAAGGTTGGAGGTTAGAGGTTAGAGGTAAGGAGGTTAGAGGTTAGAGGTAAGGAGGCTGGAGGTAAGCAGGTTGGAGGTAGGAAGGTTGGAGGTCAGAAGGTTGGAGGTTAGAGGTAAGGAGGTTAGAGGTAGGAAGGTTGGAGGTAAGCAGGTTAGAGGTAAGGAGGCTGGAGGTAAGAAGGTTGGAGGTAGGAAGGTTGGAGGTCAGAAGGTTGGAGGTCAGGAGGTTGGAGGTCAGGAGGTTGGAGGTAGGACTCACTCAGTGACAGCAGCAGGCAGAGCCTCGTGGTGCCTTCACGCAGCATCGTTGACGATGTGAGGCGTTCtcactctgctgctgttttaTAAGCTCCGCCAACGCAGCAACGAAACCGAAAGCAGGATAAAATTATCGCAAACAAGAACTACATGAAGGTCACCTTTCACACGTGCATGTTCTGCTTCAGCAGCTTACAACAGCGACAACAGAGAATCATTTTGCATCGTGTATAGTTTGGTTTTCAGTGAATTCTCGCGTGACTTCGGGAGGACGAGACGTCGCGTGAAATACAACGTAACGTGCAGAAAGGTTAACGCAAGTTTTAATAAGTTACTGCTTCAATAACGTGGTTGTTGATGTTATATGATACATACCCGGATGTAAGATGCGGGATTCCCCGTGACTTCCATGAAACTGGAGGCGGTTTCTGTTTGCAGGAAACTCCCGCAGAAATCCCCTTCGCGTAATCATCTTAATCCGTTTATCATAAATTAATCATaaagcaatgttagcaaaacCATCTAAAACAAGCATGTCTTCTTTTATGCCCGCTGGATTTTAAGTTAACAAACATTCGGAGGGTTTATTTATATTGTCAAAAAATGAGAGCAGACTTCGGATCACAGGTGATCGGGAGAGAAAGTGAGTAGAAATATTAGTATGAAATCCTGAGACGTGCACTTTGTATTCCTGCTGCGAGAACCCGACAGTCGGTtgtataaaacaacaaaataaacacaataaacacaataaacacgGTGGCAACAGCGTTACAACGTAACTCACCCCGGAGCTCCTCCCTCTTCCGTCTCCCCCTTCACAATAAATTCTTTAAAGGACTGAAATTactgaattatttatttatataagttTACTCTCTTGTGTGCTcaacaaatatttatatattaaaaatacatgaaacaacGATCAGAAGCTGATAATcacgatttattattatttattatcataTATCTATTATCATTTATTACTTTCTGGAATAgtcattttcagaaataaaagcagaacaCTTGCTCAGCGGTTAATATATTTATCATCTTTATGTGACtttataaaatatttacattggtctttgttatttttgtgtatatttgtgggaacagaaaacagaaaaggaaactaAAGGAAGGATCCAATGGTGGATAATAGTttatcaaatgaaacaaacacatttcacctcagtgaaattcattcattcattcaagtctTTTCCACTTTCTCAACAACCCCCGCCCCCAGCGgagcccccccgcctccccccctcaGCGTCCTGTCTTCAACCCGACTGAGATGCTCTCTCTCGTCCTCTCGTGGTCGTCATCACATCTGTGAGCTGATTGGTCCTTTCACCAggccctgctctttgcgggtcACCGGCGCGTGGATGCTGCAGTCTCGCGCCTCGCAGATACCCGGCACGCCCGCCCCCCCGAGCCGCCCCGACTGGCCGACCGCGCCGGGGAAGCcgcggggcccccgggggccctcCGTGCCGTTCGTGGGTTCCGCCGGGTGACCCGGCAAACCTGCGGAGGGGGAGTGACCAAATGTACAAAACCGTGAGAGCGACCAGAGACGTGAGACAACGTGAGACAACGTGAGACAACGTGAGACAACGTGAGACAACGTGTTAATGTCTGTGTGCAGCTGCACATGTGACCTGTCGCACCTCTGATGCCTTGTGGCCCGTCGGGTCCCGCCAGGCCTTCACCTGGATCTCCTGCGCTGCCTTTAGGCCCCTTCTGGCCTGTGGACAGACAAACACGAAGACACGGGACGTTCCTCAGTCCATAATAAGAGGTCGAAAGGTGTAAATGACTGCTGAAAGTCAACATGAAGGAGAGAAATAGTGCAAAGGTCACCTCTGTCCCCCTGAGCTCCCGCCTGTCCCTCCAGTCCTCGGTCACCTTGAGCCCCTCTGGCTCCTTTTGCTCCGGCTTTTCCAGCTTTTCCCTGATTGGACGAAAGCAGGAAGGATCCAATTATTGCTTCATTTATTCGTTTAATGTTGGGACATCGACGTCTGTGATTGAGGTGAAAGACGATCATCGACCATTCAACTCCAACGCCACTGAAGGGCATTAACACGCGTGTTTTATACAGGAAGACGGAAACAAAAAGacggagagacacagagacacagagacaggagacaggattGAAGGTACTAATTCAATTGAGAATAAATGTGTGCTTTTTGGATACCAAACTAGAAGCAGCGGTGAGATATCGACACCTGTCCCCCAGGAGGACCCGTCTCCCCCAGGAGGACCCGTCTCCCCCAGCAGAGGGACTCACCGTCTTCCCCGGGGACCCCGACTGCCCCGGAGGCCCCGGCGGCCCGATGAGGGTCCGGCTGTTGACGGGGCAGCCCTGGGAGCACTTGGCCCGGATGGAGGAGGCGTACTGGGAGATCTGGGCCGTGACCACGCccctgcagagctgcaggaccTGCTCGTCCGTCAGACCGGGGCCCTGCAGGGACGCAAAGGCAGCGGGATGGAAGGGGGACAAAGTTTGTTTGAAAACGTCCTTTGGAAACGTCAGAGGACCGAGAGAAGCACCCTGAGGTGCTCCGCTGGGAAAAGACTTTTAAATCAATGCGACCATTTCTGTCCCAGATGAATACGACCCATTTTAAACTGAAGCCTcatcattttatattaaattacTTCCATCAATTATAGATACATAACAACTTTTTATTCACGATTCATCGCTGTAAAAGGTCCATATTTATGGGTCTTGAGCTGAAGAACATCTGGTACTTTTACTCGTAGGAGCTCGACTGAAGCTTCATGAAATGAAGGAATCAGGgatgaaacaaataaacatataattatatatatatatatatatatattttatattttcagatcaAGCACCAAATTCAAGGGACGACGTTTGAAAGGCAGCACACAGACATTCACTCACAGAGGGACCAGGAACTCCTTTGGGTCCggcttgacctttgaccccgaggTCACCGATGGCCCCGCGCTCTCCCCTGGAGCCCGGGAGGCCGGGTGGGCCGACCGGTCCGGAGTCGCCGCCGCGACCCGCCGTGCCTTTTGGTCCACGCTGCCAGAAAGAACGCCGATTATatgataaaatatgaataatgacATATAAACACCTTCTCTCATGAACATTTATCATTTAATAACAATATGCGGTTAATATCGTACCTGTCCTTTGTCTCCCCcgtctcctctgcctccctgagaggagacaaagacaagGAGCACACTGGTCagtgacacaaacaggaagtgaaatgaCGACATCATCGGACCAAAAACGGGAGACGTTACCTTTTGACCTTTAACACCTCGGAGGCCTTTCTTTCCCACTGCACCCTGCAGGGACAGAGCATGACATCATCCACATCAAAGGCATGTGATCATCAAACACCACCTGCCACCGATAACCaacacctccccctccacctgccacctgccaccaATAACCAACACCACCCCctccacctgccacctgccaccaATAACCAACACCACCCCctccacctgccacctgccaccaATAACCAACACCACCCTCCAAACACTCACCGTGGTCCCATCGGGTCCCGTCTCACCTTTGGCGCCCTGGAAGACATTCAGGTAACATTTCAGTTTGTGTTACCCAACTAATTGATCATGTTACATATTACGTATTGTTACTATTGCTGTTAGCGTAAGGTGAAACTAATCCAATAAGGGATCAATAAGGGATCAATAAGAGATCTGTGTATTGATAACTGACGGTCTGGCCCTGCAGGCCCTTCGATCCGAGTGACCCGGGTACTCCGGCATCTCCTCGCTCTCCTTCGGCTCCCTGTTGAACAAACAGAATAAAATTAAAAGATATAAAGTGAtgaatatttatttccttccaTCCTTTGGCCAGGTGACACATTCTTATATCTCCACCTcatatattttaacagtttaactTTCTAAACTTTTCTTCAGTGGGTTTTGTTTCCCTTCTCTCAACTTTTGCATTCcatgtatttcatttaattcactTTTTGACATTAaccattatattttatattcattctgcctgttttttctatttaaaatatatatatacacacatatacatatacacataaatgCAAAAGAGGTTATAAATACTTTTAAAGATCTTTTAAAGAAAGGCATTTATGGTTTAACGGGAAAACCCCTAAAAGAGGAATCATAGACAAGAGATTTCTTTGTTAAAGGTCAAAATAACTGAACCTGTCAGTACTGAGTTTATATGACTTTTAATAGTCGTTTTAGACCTTTTCTAAAGGGGAAAAGCCcctatgacatttaaaaaaggagaacCGATGCCTCGGTTTGGTTTTtgattgatgacatcatcacggtGGTCAGCTGGTCCTGGTCCCGATGGACGTGGTCTGCGTGGACTCAGACTCACCGCTCGGCCCGCTCTGCCTCGTGGTCCTCGCACACCGGGGTCGCCTTTGCTGCCCTAAAGGAGGGCGAACAGGAACCGTGACGTGAAAGACCTCCTCATTAAACATTGCACTCAGTTTTAAAGCTGGAGAAACCCTGCATTTggaaaaatgttacatttttctgTCAAAACCAGATTGAACAGAGTTTTTAAAGAGACTCcgtctgtgtgtgggtttgcTCTGGTGTGACTCTGTAAAAACACTACGGTCACACAGCAGCACCACCTCCCACAGGCGGAGCAGCAGAAGATCACTTTGAACATGAGCATCGGGAGAGTGTTTGGCACCTTGGCTCCAAACTGTCCAGGTTCGCCCATCACACCCGGGACGCCGATGGGACCCTGAGGAGAACAAACAGCAGGGGGTGAGCTCAGGTAGTTagcgtggaggggggcgggggggggggggggggggcagatagaaCTCTCATCAGACTCACATCTTCTCCGGGGTCGCCGTTGCTGCCCGGCAGGCCGCCGAAGCCTCCGGCGCCCtcacagggagagaaagagcaggGGGAAGTTGAGCAGAGGACCAAAAAATCACACGGAAAGTTTGCAGTATTTGACTAAACATTAAGGACCAGACTCGGAATTCACTGTTTATGGAGGGAAACCCAGCGCTGAGTTAAGAATGACGAAGACTTGGGAGGACTCCATAACTTCTGCTGACGCAGAGTTTGTCATTGTTCTATTTTGGGTTCGTCCACCTGATGAAGTTGATTTAACGACACCACAAGGTGAGTCTGGAGGCTTCGAGCGGAGGACAAAACAGGTTCGATGAAGGAAGGTAACGTTTAACCAGTTTGACAGGCGACACCCAGAAAGAGGACGTAAAGGGAAAGCACAACATTCCTCACATTCAGTTTTacttttgctgctgttttggtTTCGGgggaatttattttttctaaatgaggagaaaatgaaagaaggcGAGTTGCAGACCCTGAGGACTCGTCTGGGAATGTCCAGTGTCTGCTCCCCGCCGTGTCGCACTCTGATGACATCATAAAAGAGAGACAATGTTGTTCCTCTCCTTGGAAAGAGGGAAACATGCCGCCGGTGACTCGTGATAAAAACCTAAATATAGTCGAGCCGCGACGAGTTTGTTGCCTCTGTGGTTTGCTCAAAGGCACCTCAGCAGGACAGCAGGCAAAGGTCAAACCCGTGACCTTTGCCCGCTGATGCTGAGTCATCAATAACAGAAACACGATCGATCACATTGCTGTGAtattagttttccttttttttatacctaCATTGCACAACAGTTCCCCCTTAAAACACAATGTAATCTAATAGAAATAAATGTCTAGTgatttttgtcttcttcacaCAAACAGACCGTCTGGAATTGCTTcagcgccccctggaggccgCAGTGCTCCTCacacttcctcctctgctctgagGCCTTCACCGAACCGACATGACGCCGCATCTACTGATTTATTACCAGGGACGGGACGCATTCACCACCTTTCAGTGTCCATCTCAATGTAAATGTCCACATTTAGAGACATTTCACAGATTTCCACTGAAACAAGCAGCCAAAACAAAGCTTAGAATTGTgatatttcatcaaaaacatttaaCCCAACTCAAAAGCCTACATTTGAAACCTTTGatgttcatcacacacacaataatgaatatatagtaataataataataatgaatattaaACGGTGTTTGTACCTTGGATCCAGAAGGTCCGATGGATCCCGGTTGTCCACGGTAACCCTGAGGAGGACAAACATTAACAAGaacttattatttaataattcaGTAGTAAATCACTAACACTGATCACGTGAAATCACACGAGGCAAAAGGTTCAGTAAGAGAAGTGAATCAATGATTACTTAATGAAAGTCACTCTGAATCCTCATTTCAGAGGCTTCCATCTGAGAGCTAACAGTTTCTACTCGCTTCaccgtcaccatggaaacgcAATTAAAGAAGAAATCAACGAGGCTCCCAGACCGATAGAAATGAATCCtggtaaaagtaaaagtttgGTCGTCGataatgaaacacatgaaacaCTTTGAAGTCTCCAGGTGGCTTTAGTGGacgttatttgtcttttttgctgTGAACAGAAAGCAACAAAGATGGCGGCGGATGTCTTACGGTGTAGCCGCTGTCCCCGAGGTCACCGGGGAACCCTGGAGCTCCGGTCTgaccctgcaggaggagacccACAGGTGGTTAGTGGGCTGTGGCCCCTGGTGGCGAGCGGACGCCACTGCAGCGAGAGGAGCCACGAGTAACATCTACAGTTTGCTTAAACACACTTAAAGtctaaaaatgaacaaatgaatgaaaatgacatAGCAAAGTAAATAAGCATTTATTTTATACAGAAATAGATGAATAAATCAAACAGAATTAAATGAAACTTTGTTTGATAAATCAATGAACTTATTTAAATCTGTTGGCGTATTGTTTTAGCTGCTTCCTTGTTACACAGGaagtgcttcttcttctgtgtttacGTACCTTCTGTCCATCTCGTCCCTGAGGACCCTCCGAGCCTTTGACCCCTCGTGACCCCTGAACACAAAATGAAGGAACGCTTCACAACCaaagactgaaataaaaaacatcaaactctAAAACAGGAATCCAAAACATCCACATTTGTGGAAAAGACAAATTTAAATTTATAAAACAACCTGATTATAGATTTTAAGgttaaaagaggaaatgttAGTTACCTTTGTAAGTTTTTAAGCATAAATAAGTTTGTTTAGGACTTTTCTTTACCTTGATACCTGGAACTCCTTTGGGTCCTGGAGGCCCAGCGTCGCCATGACGACCctgaaatacaaccaaataaaTTACATCATCGTCGAAGAGGTTACGTAACAAAACACAGAGCTTTAATGGtagtttttaatatttaatttaaattagtttttattcttgtttttcatttttagatCTGAACAGAACAATAAACTGTAAATGTTTCTACTACTAGTTGTTTAAAGTGAATATAAATGCCATGTTTGaactatttttctttctcaaaatcaaaacaaataataaactgaCTAAAACAAAGATTTATACAAATCCTTCAATAATCTCTATTTTTCCttaattatttttctcattggACTTGTAAACTTTAGCTTGTAGTCGTGCTCTAC is drawn from Pungitius pungitius chromosome 11, fPunPun2.1, whole genome shotgun sequence and contains these coding sequences:
- the zgc:113232 gene encoding collagen alpha-1(I) chain; translation: MRASSATTCPLSGLLVLSLCVLSSLSQEEHSGFHSGEERTYEAPVVDRYNSVAPPPSEYPPEPTYDYDEDQRPTGGDQDPYGPQPTQVTMITEDPLPYTTTAESHYAKEDMETMQFPYDFEGSGADAGLGEEGPTECDCEPGQPGFAGFAGPKGSRGEQGKTGEPGTQGREGYKGTKGVRGRGGDTGPVGGAGPEGDDGASGFSGGLGEAGLPGDPGEQGEFGMKGDVGMDGPRGGVGGPGETGRHGDAGPPGPKGVPGIKGSRGVKGSEGPQGRDGQKGQTGAPGFPGDLGDSGYTGYRGQPGSIGPSGSKGAGGFGGLPGSNGDPGEDGPIGVPGVMGEPGQFGAKGSKGDPGVRGPRGRAGRAGAEGERGDAGVPGSLGSKGLQGQTGAKGETGPDGTTGAVGKKGLRGVKGQKGGRGDGGDKGQRGPKGTAGRGGDSGPVGPPGLPGSRGERGAIGDLGVKGQAGPKGVPGPSGPGLTDEQVLQLCRGVVTAQISQYASSIRAKCSQGCPVNSRTLIGPPGPPGQSGSPGKTGKAGKAGAKGARGAQGDRGLEGQAGAQGDRGQKGPKGSAGDPGEGLAGPDGPQGIRGLPGHPAEPTNGTEGPRGPRGFPGAVGQSGRLGGAGVPGICEARDCSIHAPVTRKEQGLVKGPISSQM
- the cd83 gene encoding CD83 antigen codes for the protein MLREGTTRLCLLLSLSVALCEAVLEVQVLLGEDCVLRCTAEDKPGVEYLSVRWYKEGPPPASRLLGVLTRYLPNGTVVRYRSTQREAELHGESRDLRLPNATCDDAGYYTCDLAAPVGEQNREGRVLLTTTGCPAHNPAENRLTDTCLVVLATLGLILALVIFLISYVILKNVLRDRNRTLTKETFLDAPLDPLNEEDLRSIYTLGPKGSYRVLKGPSFFV